In Desulfovibrio sp. X2, a single window of DNA contains:
- a CDS encoding L-serine ammonia-lyase, iron-sulfur-dependent, subunit alpha, whose amino-acid sequence MDLNAFFSAEVKTALGCTEPGAVALAAAAAAARLGEPARRIHLRLSANIFKNGKSVGIPGTGGLAGNLAAAALGALAGDAEAGLEALRNITEDDVALAAALCDAGAVSQEIVQDVPVVYAEVELVGDTRRALAVVAGRHDHLAEVRLEGEVVFRAADAHAADHLPPYLADLQRAAFDDLWTFASEVDEELADFLRSGAELNTAVAAMGLAEPHGLGAGHTLAAFAREDDLGARIKAATTAAADVRMAGARQAVMSSAGSGNHGLTAIIPPALAAAAWSRSPRELAEALALSHLVTGAIKARTGRLTPICGCAVAAGAGAAAALVRLAGGSAAQAEQAVALVLSSVLGMICDGAKAGCALKVGTAAAEAWGAHLLALHGPAMRGAEGVVDPDFRRTSQALGELSSMGFAAVDVAVLRLLQR is encoded by the coding sequence ATGGACCTGAACGCCTTCTTCAGCGCCGAGGTCAAGACCGCGCTCGGCTGCACCGAGCCCGGCGCCGTGGCCCTGGCCGCCGCCGCTGCCGCCGCCCGCCTGGGCGAACCCGCGCGGCGCATCCACCTCCGCCTTTCCGCCAACATCTTCAAGAACGGCAAATCCGTCGGCATCCCGGGCACGGGCGGCCTTGCGGGCAACCTCGCGGCTGCCGCCCTGGGCGCGCTCGCGGGCGACGCCGAGGCCGGGCTCGAGGCCCTGCGCAACATCACCGAGGACGACGTGGCCCTGGCAGCCGCGCTCTGCGACGCGGGCGCCGTGAGCCAGGAGATCGTGCAGGACGTGCCCGTGGTCTATGCCGAGGTGGAGCTCGTCGGCGACACGCGCCGGGCCCTTGCCGTGGTCGCGGGCCGCCACGACCACCTGGCCGAGGTGCGCCTGGAGGGCGAGGTCGTGTTCCGCGCCGCGGACGCGCACGCCGCCGACCATCTCCCCCCCTATCTCGCGGACCTGCAGCGCGCCGCCTTCGACGACCTCTGGACCTTCGCCTCCGAGGTGGACGAGGAGCTGGCCGACTTCCTGCGCAGCGGCGCCGAGCTGAACACGGCCGTGGCCGCGATGGGGCTGGCCGAGCCCCACGGCCTGGGCGCGGGCCATACCCTGGCCGCCTTCGCGCGCGAGGACGACCTGGGCGCGCGCATCAAGGCCGCGACCACGGCCGCGGCCGACGTGCGCATGGCAGGCGCCCGGCAGGCCGTGATGAGCAGCGCGGGCTCGGGCAACCACGGCCTGACCGCGATCATCCCGCCCGCCCTGGCCGCCGCGGCCTGGAGCAGGAGCCCGCGCGAGCTGGCCGAGGCCCTGGCGCTCTCCCACCTCGTGACCGGGGCCATCAAGGCCCGCACCGGGCGGCTCACGCCCATCTGCGGCTGCGCCGTGGCCGCGGGCGCGGGTGCCGCAGCGGCCCTGGTGCGCCTGGCGGGCGGCAGCGCCGCGCAGGCGGAGCAGGCCGTGGCCCTGGTGCTGTCCTCGGTGCTCGGCATGATCTGCGACGGGGCCAAGGCGGGCTGCGCGCTCAAGGTGGGCACGGCCGCGGCCGAGGCCTGGGGCGCGCATCTCCTGGCGCTGCACGGCCCGGCCATGCGCGGGGCCGAGGGCGTGGTCGACCCCGACTTCCGCCGCACCTCGCAGGCGCTCGGCGAACTCTCGAGCATGGGCTTCGCGGCCGTGGACGTGGCCGTTCTCAGGCTTTTGCAGCGCTAG
- a CDS encoding NADH-quinone oxidoreductase subunit N has translation MAGQIAGQAPSLWLLLLPHLLLAGGALAVFTAGAFWRTRPVRTLFVLSAASALLACGAALALPALTGGAIPDASGLSAMLDSGPYARFYLVLLTGLTFTALLFLANYARQRGFEEDEPYALVLLAALGAMLLAQAVNWVIFFLGLETLSIPLYVIIAARRGDPKSGEAAVKYFVMGAVASAVLLFGIALLYAATGTAEIAAGLSQPMSGTGLLGLGFLLAGLGFKLSLVPFHLWTPDVYEGAPAPVTAFLSTASKVGVFAGLLRLAVQGQGGMWDGLALVLWVLAAATMAGGNLGALAQGRVKRMLAYSSVAQMGYLLMALLAVPAAGPGPIMFYSAVYALMDLGAFGGLGLLSPREGDLNEFGDFSGLGYARPFTAGIFAFSILALAGLPPTGGFVGKFLLFAATLRAGYTILAALGVLTAVISMGYYLRLLAALYMRPAEEASAKGLPTTASGGVALVLVAFLILLLGIVPSPVISALAALH, from the coding sequence ATGGCTGGGCAAATTGCGGGGCAGGCGCCGAGCCTGTGGCTGCTGCTCCTGCCGCACCTCCTGCTCGCGGGCGGGGCGCTGGCCGTCTTCACGGCCGGGGCCTTCTGGCGCACGCGGCCGGTGCGCACGCTCTTCGTCCTCTCCGCCGCCTCGGCCCTGCTGGCCTGCGGCGCGGCCCTGGCCCTGCCCGCGCTCACCGGCGGCGCGATCCCCGACGCCTCGGGCCTTTCGGCCATGCTCGACAGCGGCCCCTACGCCCGCTTCTACCTCGTGCTGCTCACGGGACTCACCTTCACGGCCCTGCTCTTCCTGGCCAACTACGCCCGGCAGCGGGGCTTCGAGGAGGACGAGCCCTACGCCCTGGTGCTCCTGGCCGCGCTCGGGGCCATGCTCCTGGCGCAGGCGGTCAACTGGGTGATCTTCTTCCTGGGCCTGGAGACGCTCTCCATCCCGCTCTACGTGATCATCGCCGCGCGGCGGGGCGATCCGAAGAGCGGCGAGGCGGCGGTCAAGTACTTCGTCATGGGCGCGGTGGCCAGCGCGGTGCTGCTCTTCGGCATCGCCCTGCTCTACGCGGCCACGGGCACGGCCGAAATCGCGGCCGGGCTCTCGCAGCCCATGAGCGGCACGGGGCTTTTGGGCCTCGGCTTCCTGCTCGCCGGGCTCGGCTTCAAGCTTTCCCTGGTGCCTTTCCACCTCTGGACGCCGGACGTCTACGAGGGCGCGCCCGCGCCGGTCACGGCCTTCCTCTCCACGGCCTCCAAGGTGGGCGTGTTCGCGGGGCTTTTGCGGCTCGCGGTGCAGGGCCAGGGGGGCATGTGGGACGGGCTCGCGCTCGTGCTCTGGGTGCTGGCGGCCGCGACCATGGCGGGCGGCAACCTCGGCGCGCTCGCGCAGGGCAGGGTCAAGCGGATGCTGGCCTATTCCTCGGTGGCCCAGATGGGCTACCTGCTCATGGCCCTGCTCGCCGTGCCCGCGGCCGGGCCCGGGCCGATCATGTTCTACAGCGCGGTCTACGCGCTCATGGACCTGGGCGCGTTCGGCGGGCTCGGCCTGCTCTCGCCGCGCGAGGGTGATCTGAACGAGTTCGGGGATTTTTCCGGGCTCGGCTACGCCAGGCCCTTCACGGCCGGGATCTTCGCCTTCTCGATCCTGGCCCTGGCCGGACTGCCGCCCACGGGCGGGTTCGTGGGCAAGTTCCTGCTCTTCGCGGCCACGCTGCGCGCGGGCTACACCATCCTGGCGGCGCTCGGCGTGCTCACGGCCGTCATCTCCATGGGCTACTACCTGCGCCTGCTCGCGGCGCTGTACATGCGCCCCGCCGAGGAAGCGTCCGCCAAGGGCCTGCCCACCACGGCCTCGGGCGGCGTGGCCCTGGTCCTGGTGGCGTTCCTCATCCTGCTCCTCGGGATCGTGCCCTCGCCGGTCATCAGCGCCCTGGCCGCCCTGCATTGA
- a CDS encoding TraR/DksA C4-type zinc finger protein produces MTPEQKNSIRRTLEAKLDELLAISPAETSAETCADENEYASRLSEQSLNVALREREARAVKEVREALARLDSPDFGICEECEDDIGTARLAARPTATLCVHCQARLEKGLAFAI; encoded by the coding sequence ATGACCCCTGAACAGAAGAACAGCATCAGAAGGACCCTCGAGGCCAAGCTCGACGAACTGCTCGCCATCTCGCCCGCCGAGACCTCGGCGGAGACCTGCGCGGACGAGAACGAGTACGCTTCCAGGCTTTCCGAGCAGAGCCTGAACGTGGCCCTGCGCGAGCGCGAGGCCCGCGCCGTGAAGGAGGTCCGCGAGGCCCTGGCGCGCCTGGACTCCCCGGACTTCGGCATCTGCGAGGAGTGCGAGGACGACATCGGCACGGCGCGGCTTGCGGCGCGGCCCACGGCCACGCTCTGCGTGCACTGCCAGGCCAGGCTCGAGAAAGGCCTGGCCTTCGCCATTTAA